AAATCAGCCACAGCAGCTGCGGGCGCAGGAAGTGAAATTGATGCAATTCGGCAAACATGGTCATAGAGCTCCGCTGCGCTGGGCGGGCCGGCGGCCCGATTTGCCAAGCCGGGACTCGGCGCGACCGATGGCGCGGGCTTTACCGGGGCGGGCATTGGCAAGCAGCGGCACCGCCGCCCACAAAAATGCCAGTAACAGTGCCAGTCCGAGGGGCCAGGTAAACAGGGATTTCAGCGGCCGGTAGCTGGCGGCTTCCTGCTTCACCGGCTCCAGGCGATCCAATTCGTCGTAGATCTGTGCCAGTTCTTGTGGATTGCGCGCGCGGAAGTAGCGCCCACCGGTGCGGTCGGCGATGGCTTTGAGGGTCTTGCTGTCCAGGTCGCGGGACGGGTTGATGCGGCGCGCACCGAAGCGGCTGCCGAGCAGGCCCGGTTGCACCATCTCGTCGGCGCCAACACCGATGGTATACACGGTAACGCCCGCCTGCGCGGCCAGCTCGGCAGCCTTCAGCGGCGCCACTTCACCGGCGGTGTTGGCGCCATCGGTAAGCAGGATCAGCACCCGGTGCTCGGCCGGGCGCTGCATCAGGCGTTTTACCGACAGGCCGATGGCATCGCCGATCGCGGTGCCCTGGCCGGCGAAGCCGATCTGCGCCTCGCGCAGCAGGGTGCCGACGGTCTGGCGGTCGTAGGTGAGCGGCG
This region of Microbulbifer sp. SAOS-129_SWC genomic DNA includes:
- a CDS encoding VWA domain-containing protein; protein product: MFEFAWPWVFVLLPLPLLARRLMPRARPLSSALKVPFYAELSQRGGGGPGNLRNLLLLSVIWILLVTTAARPQWYGEPISQTTSARDLLVAVDISGSMETPDMVINGRPAMRIDAVKAVVGDFVERRKGDRLGLVLFGTRAYLQAPLTYDRQTVGTLLREAQIGFAGQGTAIGDAIGLSVKRLMQRPAEHRVLILLTDGANTAGEVAPLKAAELAAQAGVTVYTIGVGADEMVQPGLLGSRFGARRINPSRDLDSKTLKAIADRTGGRYFRARNPQELAQIYDELDRLEPVKQEAASYRPLKSLFTWPLGLALLLAFLWAAVPLLANARPGKARAIGRAESRLGKSGRRPAQRSGAL